In Paraburkholderia phenazinium, the following are encoded in one genomic region:
- a CDS encoding superoxide dismutase: MEHTLPPLPFAKNALVPNMSEETLEYHYGKHHQTYVTNLNNLIKGTEFENLSLEEIVKKATGGLFNNAAQVWNHTFFWNSLSPQGGGAPKGALGDAINAKWGSYDKFKEEFAKTAVGTFGSGWAWLVKKADGSLDLVSTSNAATPLTTDAKALLTIDVWEHAYYIDYRNARPKFVEAYWNIVNWAFAEKNFA, encoded by the coding sequence ATGGAACATACGCTCCCGCCGCTGCCGTTTGCAAAAAACGCCCTCGTCCCGAACATGTCGGAAGAGACGCTTGAGTATCACTACGGCAAGCATCACCAGACCTATGTGACCAACCTGAACAATCTGATCAAGGGCACGGAGTTCGAGAACCTGTCGCTTGAAGAGATCGTCAAGAAGGCAACCGGCGGCCTCTTCAACAATGCTGCACAAGTGTGGAATCACACGTTCTTCTGGAACAGCCTGTCGCCGCAAGGTGGCGGCGCACCGAAGGGCGCGCTCGGCGACGCGATCAACGCGAAGTGGGGCTCCTACGACAAGTTCAAGGAAGAGTTCGCCAAGACCGCAGTCGGCACGTTCGGCTCGGGCTGGGCATGGCTCGTGAAGAAGGCAGACGGCTCGCTCGACCTCGTGTCGACCAGCAACGCTGCTACGCCGCTGACCACGGACGCGAAGGCACTGCTGACGATCGACGTGTGGGAACACGCGTACTACATCGACTATCGCAATGCTCGTCCGAAGTTCGTCGAAGCGTACTGGAACATCGTGAACTGGGCTTTTGCCGAGAAGAATTTCGCGTAA
- a CDS encoding porin — protein sequence MRLISQGICGATLVLAAGSAAAADSSVTLYGVADTFVQYLDNGGNHSFSERSGGATGSQFGLKGNEDLGGGLAAQFDVETGFNINNGTLFADTSTLFYRQAWVGLNDSKYGSLTMGRQYEPSFRVVYPTDPYRANEVLSPFSAAVLAVDKKTLSTQYDSGRASNSILYQSPNLGGLQLYGMYAFAATVTQPVPATTGNMLNLGASYSGYGLYAGVAYVNQHPGQETIAGLPTALSLLGTEHFIGALAYRVGIVNFQFNYSYQRAQDPSARSLAAVLGTAHSLSIAELGATIQATAADTIEIAGVQRSVRGAHDNAPGIQIGADHSISKRTSFYVRAGYIKNNGSATVSWPGDTVSEPDTKQVLATVGMTHRF from the coding sequence ATGCGTTTGATCAGTCAGGGTATTTGCGGGGCCACGCTGGTGCTTGCCGCAGGCAGTGCAGCGGCGGCTGATTCGAGTGTGACGTTGTACGGTGTGGCCGACACCTTCGTCCAATACCTCGACAATGGCGGTAATCATTCGTTTTCCGAACGAAGTGGCGGCGCCACCGGCTCGCAGTTCGGCCTCAAGGGCAACGAGGATCTGGGCGGTGGCCTCGCCGCGCAGTTCGACGTTGAGACCGGCTTTAACATCAACAACGGCACCTTGTTCGCCGATACGTCGACGCTGTTCTACCGGCAAGCCTGGGTTGGCCTGAACGATTCGAAGTACGGCTCGCTGACGATGGGCCGCCAGTACGAGCCCAGCTTCCGGGTGGTGTACCCGACCGATCCTTACCGCGCGAACGAGGTCCTGTCACCGTTCTCCGCGGCCGTGCTCGCTGTCGACAAGAAAACGCTCTCGACACAGTACGACTCCGGCCGCGCCAGCAACTCGATCCTCTACCAATCGCCGAACCTGGGCGGCCTGCAGCTTTACGGCATGTATGCGTTCGCGGCCACCGTCACGCAGCCGGTGCCGGCGACCACCGGCAATATGCTGAACCTGGGCGCGAGCTATTCGGGCTACGGCCTGTATGCGGGCGTCGCCTACGTGAATCAGCATCCGGGGCAGGAGACCATTGCCGGTCTGCCGACTGCGCTGAGTCTGCTCGGCACCGAGCACTTCATCGGCGCGCTCGCGTACCGCGTGGGGATCGTGAACTTCCAGTTCAACTACTCGTATCAACGTGCGCAGGACCCGTCTGCGCGGTCCCTGGCGGCGGTGCTCGGCACAGCGCATTCGCTTAGCATCGCCGAGCTGGGCGCGACGATCCAGGCAACGGCCGCGGATACGATCGAGATCGCAGGGGTCCAGCGCAGCGTGCGTGGCGCGCATGACAATGCGCCGGGTATCCAGATCGGCGCCGATCATTCGATCTCCAAACGCACGAGCTTCTATGTTCGCGCCGGCTACATCAAGAATAACGGCAGCGCGACGGTAAGCTGGCCCGGCGACACGGTGAGCGAGCCAGACACCAAGCAGGTTCTGGCGACGGTGGGCATGACGCATCGCTTCTGA
- the clpP gene encoding ATP-dependent Clp endopeptidase proteolytic subunit ClpP produces MHSSPPSFTGLGLVPTVIEQSGRGERAYDIFSRLLRERIVFLVGPVNEQSASLIVAQLLFLESENPDKDISFYINSPGGSVYDGLAIYDTMQFIKPEVSTLCTGFAASMGTFLLTAGQQGKRYALPNARIMIHQPSGGSQGTAADVEIQAREVLYQRERLNALMAQHTGRSVEQIVKDTDRDNFMSAADAKTYGLIDDVLLSRDALGVVEADRNMS; encoded by the coding sequence ATGCATTCCAGTCCCCCTTCCTTCACGGGCCTCGGCCTCGTGCCCACCGTCATCGAACAGTCCGGGCGCGGCGAGCGCGCTTACGACATCTTTTCGCGGCTGCTGCGCGAGCGCATTGTGTTTCTGGTCGGCCCGGTGAACGAGCAGTCCGCGAGCCTGATCGTCGCGCAGTTGCTGTTTCTCGAGTCCGAGAATCCCGACAAGGATATTTCTTTTTATATTAACTCGCCGGGCGGCTCGGTCTACGACGGCCTCGCGATCTACGACACGATGCAGTTCATCAAGCCGGAAGTGTCGACGCTCTGCACGGGCTTTGCCGCCAGCATGGGGACGTTTCTGCTGACCGCCGGCCAGCAGGGCAAGCGCTACGCCCTGCCGAACGCGCGGATCATGATTCATCAGCCCTCGGGCGGCAGCCAGGGCACCGCCGCCGATGTCGAGATCCAGGCGCGGGAGGTGCTGTATCAGCGCGAGCGCCTGAACGCGCTGATGGCGCAGCATACCGGGCGCAGCGTCGAGCAGATCGTGAAGGACACCGACCGGGACAACTTCATGTCGGCGGCCGATGCGAAGACCTATGGTCTGATTGACGACGTGCTGCTGAGCCGCGACGCGCTGGGGGTTGTTGAAGCGGACCGCAATATGAGCTGA
- the lpxK gene encoding tetraacyldisaccharide 4'-kinase, translating into MSDVKAQIETRLAREWQQRGPLAWALLPFACVFGTIAAARRAAFSLGWLKRVSVGVPVVVVGNVTVGGTGKTPTVIALVEALRGAGFHPGVVSRGYGARVGRPTAVTPASSPQDGGDEPLLIARRTGAPVWVCPDRVAAAQALCAAHREVDVIVSDDGLQHYRLARNAEIVVFDHRLGGNGFLLPAGPLREPLSRHRDATLINNPYDRTLPPWPNSFALTLTPGDAWHLGNPSLRRPLAQFSGDRVLAAAGIGAPERFFATLRAAGLTPDTRALPDHYAFSSNPFADVDADAILITEKDAVKLGSWHDARIWVVPVEAALDHRLIELVVEKLRGRSPA; encoded by the coding sequence ATGAGCGACGTCAAAGCCCAAATCGAAACGCGCCTCGCCCGCGAGTGGCAACAGCGCGGCCCGCTCGCCTGGGCACTGCTGCCATTCGCCTGCGTATTCGGCACGATCGCCGCCGCGCGGCGCGCCGCCTTTTCGCTCGGCTGGCTCAAGCGGGTGAGCGTCGGCGTGCCGGTGGTGGTGGTCGGCAATGTGACGGTCGGCGGCACCGGCAAGACGCCCACCGTGATCGCGCTTGTCGAAGCGCTGCGTGGCGCCGGCTTCCATCCCGGCGTCGTCTCGCGCGGCTATGGCGCGCGCGTCGGCCGGCCGACTGCCGTCACGCCGGCCTCGTCGCCGCAGGATGGTGGCGACGAGCCGTTGCTGATCGCCCGCCGCACCGGCGCGCCGGTGTGGGTCTGTCCGGATCGCGTGGCGGCCGCGCAGGCGCTGTGCGCCGCGCATCGCGAAGTCGACGTGATCGTCAGCGACGACGGCCTGCAGCATTACCGCCTCGCGCGCAACGCCGAAATCGTGGTGTTCGACCATCGCCTCGGCGGCAACGGTTTCCTGCTGCCGGCCGGCCCGCTGCGCGAGCCGCTCTCGCGCCACCGCGACGCGACGCTGATCAACAACCCCTACGACCGCACCTTACCGCCGTGGCCGAACAGCTTCGCGCTCACCCTCACGCCCGGCGACGCGTGGCATCTCGGCAACCCGTCGTTGCGCCGTCCGCTCGCCCAGTTCAGCGGCGATCGCGTGCTGGCCGCGGCCGGCATCGGTGCGCCGGAGCGCTTTTTCGCGACGCTGCGCGCGGCAGGCCTGACGCCCGACACCCGCGCGCTGCCCGATCACTACGCGTTCAGCAGCAATCCATTCGCGGACGTCGATGCCGACGCAATCCTGATCACCGAAAAGGATGCGGTAAAATTGGGGTCCTGGCACGATGCGCGCATCTGGGTGGTCCCGGTTGAAGCCGCGCTCGATCATCGCCTCATTGAATTAGTTGTGGAGAAACTCCGTGGACGCTCGCCTGCTTGA
- a CDS encoding sigma-70 family RNA polymerase sigma factor, which produces MTEQGIDKASAFEAARARLVALAYRMLGSRAEAEDVVQDVWLKWHLADTRQVRTPLAWLTTITARLAIDRLRHLQRERNARAAGWLPEPWLDELAPSAEELALRSAEMSYGLMLLLERLKPDERAAFVLHEAFDCDYAEIARILQRTPAACRQIVHRAKTRLQREGAPLQRPDPAAHARLVERLRAALETQDRAGLVRLFSDAPEIVSDAPVHAMCATHAELLSIDGMLGIALLNQGEIAALLDVSTSGGRIVALRIVTHAAHLQSVQHRYGLPAVVCLLNTIRMRKPLSTSVTVCSDFPVDVDA; this is translated from the coding sequence ATGACGGAACAGGGAATCGACAAGGCCTCCGCCTTCGAGGCCGCCCGAGCGAGGCTCGTTGCGCTGGCCTACCGCATGCTGGGCAGCCGTGCGGAAGCCGAAGACGTGGTGCAGGACGTCTGGCTCAAATGGCATCTCGCCGATACCCGCCAGGTGCGCACGCCGCTGGCATGGCTGACTACCATCACGGCGCGCCTCGCTATCGACCGCTTGCGTCATCTGCAACGGGAGCGCAACGCGCGCGCCGCCGGCTGGTTGCCGGAGCCGTGGCTTGACGAGCTGGCGCCGTCGGCGGAGGAATTGGCGCTGCGTTCGGCGGAGATGTCGTATGGACTGATGCTGTTGCTCGAGCGGCTCAAGCCCGATGAACGGGCTGCCTTTGTATTGCACGAGGCTTTCGATTGCGACTATGCGGAGATTGCCAGGATACTGCAGCGCACGCCTGCGGCTTGCAGGCAGATCGTGCATCGCGCGAAGACGCGTTTGCAGCGTGAGGGCGCGCCTTTGCAGCGGCCCGATCCGGCGGCGCATGCGCGACTCGTCGAACGTCTGCGGGCGGCGCTGGAAACACAGGATCGGGCTGGGCTGGTGCGTCTCTTTAGCGACGCGCCGGAGATCGTCAGCGACGCGCCTGTGCACGCGATGTGCGCCACGCATGCCGAACTGTTGTCGATCGACGGCATGTTGGGAATCGCATTGCTGAACCAAGGCGAAATCGCCGCGCTGCTCGATGTATCGACGAGCGGCGGCCGGATCGTAGCACTGCGCATCGTCACTCATGCCGCGCATCTGCAGTCAGTGCAACACCGCTACGGCTTGCCCGCAGTCGTGTGCCTGCTCAACACCATCCGCATGCGCAAGCCGCTCAGCACCTCAGTTACGGTGTGCAGCGACTTCCCAGTTGATGTCGACGCATAG
- the xseA gene encoding exodeoxyribonuclease VII large subunit, which produces MNSESPFSSSATSGGDVVVPVSALNRAIGTMLERSFPLVWVAGEVSNFTRAASGHWYFSIKDAQAQMRCVMFRGRAQHAEFTPREGDRIEVRALVTMYEPRGELQLNVEAVRRTGQGRLYEAFLKLKAQLEAEGLFAAERKRPLPAHPRSIGIVTSLQAAALRDVLTTLQRRAPHIPVIVYPAPVQGVGVSAKLAAMVETANARREIDVLIVCRGGGSIEDLWAFNEEVLARAIAESRVPVVSGVGHETDFTIADFAADVRAPTPTGAAELVSPQRALLLRDLDHRHATLARGFGRMMERRGQQLDWLARRLVSPSERLARQRTHLQQLSVRLASAGARPVRDARARFSLLQMRWQRWRPDLAAHRAAVNTLAQRLDDAVLRQHERQTARVTTLAARLEVLSPQRTLERGYAALLDANNGRAVRAPASLKPGRHLTVHLAEGAADITLADVQARLADGF; this is translated from the coding sequence ATGAACTCCGAAAGTCCTTTTTCGTCCTCGGCCACCTCCGGCGGCGACGTCGTCGTGCCGGTGTCGGCGCTCAACCGCGCCATTGGCACGATGCTCGAACGCTCGTTTCCGCTCGTCTGGGTGGCGGGGGAAGTGTCGAACTTCACCCGCGCGGCCAGCGGCCACTGGTATTTCTCGATCAAGGACGCGCAGGCGCAGATGCGTTGCGTGATGTTTCGCGGCCGCGCGCAGCACGCCGAGTTCACGCCGCGCGAAGGCGACCGGATCGAAGTGCGTGCGCTCGTCACGATGTATGAGCCGCGCGGCGAACTGCAGCTCAATGTCGAAGCGGTGCGCCGTACCGGGCAAGGTCGGCTTTACGAAGCGTTTCTGAAACTCAAGGCGCAACTCGAAGCAGAGGGGCTTTTTGCCGCCGAGCGCAAGCGGCCGTTGCCCGCCCATCCGCGCTCGATCGGCATTGTCACGTCATTGCAGGCCGCCGCGTTGCGCGACGTGCTGACCACGCTGCAACGGCGTGCCCCGCATATTCCGGTGATCGTCTACCCGGCGCCCGTGCAAGGCGTGGGCGTGAGCGCGAAACTCGCGGCGATGGTCGAAACGGCGAATGCGCGGCGCGAGATCGATGTGCTGATCGTGTGCCGCGGCGGTGGTTCGATCGAAGACCTGTGGGCCTTCAACGAAGAAGTGCTGGCGCGCGCGATTGCCGAAAGCCGGGTGCCGGTGGTGAGCGGCGTCGGTCACGAAACCGATTTCACGATTGCCGACTTCGCCGCCGACGTCCGTGCCCCGACGCCCACCGGTGCCGCCGAACTGGTCAGTCCGCAACGCGCGCTGTTGCTGCGCGATCTCGATCACCGTCACGCCACCTTGGCCCGCGGCTTTGGCCGCATGATGGAGCGGCGCGGGCAACAGCTCGACTGGCTTGCGCGCCGGCTTGTCTCACCGTCCGAGCGGCTCGCGCGGCAACGCACGCATCTGCAGCAACTCAGCGTGCGGCTCGCTTCGGCGGGTGCGCGTCCGGTGCGTGATGCCCGAGCGCGGTTTTCGCTGCTGCAGATGCGCTGGCAACGCTGGCGTCCGGACCTCGCCGCTCATCGCGCCGCAGTGAATACGCTGGCGCAGCGGCTGGACGACGCGGTGCTGCGCCAGCATGAACGCCAGACCGCTCGTGTGACGACGCTCGCCGCGCGCCTCGAAGTGCTGAGTCCGCAGCGCACGCTCGAGCGCGGCTATGCGGCCTTGCTCGACGCGAACAACGGCCGTGCGGTGCGCGCGCCGGCCTCGCTGAAGCCCGGGCGGCATCTCACCGTGCATCTTGCCGAAGGCGCTGCCGACATCACGCTGGCCGACGTGCAGGCACGTCTGGCGGACGGCTTCTGA
- a CDS encoding purine-cytosine permease family protein, with the protein MNQPEAINVAGGGAGIEVESRSIDYIPETERHARLGSQGPFWFLGNFHFFTISIGFVGPGMGLSAGWTTLAGALGIMFGTVFMAFHGSQGPEMGLPQMIQSRAQFGYRGVILALLATLFVFVGFNVVNVSLITDGLKHVFGLDATVAAVVAILAGALLSIYGHDLMHKAFKWALIVTLPLYALVTLALMFGAGHSASATTAAAPAPALGFSWIAFATQFAIGASYNISYAPYVSDYSRYLPKHTSRRKLIAAIFLGASLSGAWMIGLGAWLAQQLKAEDALVALNQVGSSMLPGLGHVIVMVSVAGFLPIIALNTYSAMLTLLTGVDSIRKVKPTRRARVMSIMAISAVVLFCVLAIKGNGIALLNTFLVLMLYFLVPWTAVNLVDYFFVRKGRYAIPHFFTPKGMYGAWQMRGIAAYMIGFAAMVPFFYVYDAEAQKEVFVGYFARLLGGVDIAWLVGLIVSGGVYWLLSRSLDLQAEEKIIRSMKESDFAAIAQRVQDER; encoded by the coding sequence ATGAATCAACCAGAAGCGATCAACGTCGCCGGCGGCGGCGCGGGCATCGAGGTCGAGAGTCGCTCGATCGACTACATTCCCGAAACGGAGCGGCATGCGCGCCTCGGCAGCCAGGGGCCGTTCTGGTTCCTCGGCAATTTCCATTTCTTCACGATCTCGATCGGCTTCGTCGGTCCGGGCATGGGCTTGTCGGCCGGGTGGACCACGCTCGCGGGCGCGCTGGGGATCATGTTCGGCACCGTCTTCATGGCCTTCCACGGCTCGCAAGGTCCGGAGATGGGGCTGCCGCAGATGATCCAGTCGCGCGCGCAGTTCGGCTATCGCGGCGTGATCCTCGCGCTGCTCGCCACGTTATTCGTGTTCGTGGGGTTTAACGTCGTCAATGTTTCGCTGATTACCGACGGCCTCAAACACGTATTCGGCCTCGACGCGACAGTGGCCGCCGTGGTGGCGATTCTCGCCGGCGCGTTGCTGTCCATTTACGGCCACGATCTGATGCACAAGGCCTTCAAGTGGGCCCTGATCGTGACGTTGCCGCTGTATGCGCTGGTGACGCTGGCACTGATGTTCGGCGCCGGCCACAGCGCTTCGGCCACGACCGCCGCGGCGCCCGCACCGGCGCTCGGCTTCAGCTGGATTGCCTTTGCGACGCAGTTTGCGATCGGCGCCAGCTACAACATCTCGTATGCGCCGTACGTGTCCGACTACTCCCGCTACCTGCCGAAGCACACCAGCCGCCGCAAGCTGATCGCCGCGATCTTCCTCGGCGCGTCGCTGTCGGGAGCGTGGATGATCGGCCTCGGCGCCTGGCTCGCGCAGCAACTGAAGGCCGAGGATGCGCTGGTGGCCTTGAATCAGGTGGGTTCGTCGATGTTGCCGGGTCTCGGGCATGTGATCGTGATGGTGTCGGTGGCGGGCTTCTTGCCGATCATCGCGCTGAACACCTATAGCGCGATGTTGACGCTGCTCACCGGCGTCGATTCGATCCGCAAGGTCAAGCCGACGCGCCGCGCCCGTGTGATGTCGATCATGGCGATCAGCGCGGTCGTGCTGTTCTGCGTGCTGGCGATCAAAGGCAACGGCATCGCGCTGCTCAATACCTTCCTCGTGCTGATGCTTTACTTCCTCGTGCCGTGGACGGCGGTCAATCTGGTCGACTACTTCTTCGTACGCAAAGGCCGTTACGCGATTCCGCATTTCTTCACACCCAAGGGCATGTACGGCGCCTGGCAGATGCGTGGGATTGCTGCGTATATGATCGGGTTCGCTGCGATGGTGCCGTTTTTCTACGTGTACGACGCCGAAGCGCAGAAAGAGGTGTTCGTGGGCTACTTCGCGCGGCTGCTGGGCGGTGTGGATATCGCGTGGCTGGTTGGGCTGATTGTGTCCGGTGGCGTGTACTGGTTGCTGAGCCGCTCGCTCGATCTGCAGGCCGAGGAAAAAATCATTCGGAGTATGAAGGAAAGCGATTTCGCGGCGATCGCGCAGCGCGTGCAGGACGAGCGGTGA
- a CDS encoding NYN domain-containing protein, whose amino-acid sequence MASSNETISMALFCDFENVALGVRDAKFEKFDIKLVLERLLLKGSIVVKKAYCDWERYKSFKGTMHEANFELIEIPHVRQSGKNSADIRLVVDALDLCYTKSHVNTFVIISGDSDFSPLVSKLRENAKQVIGVGVQQSTSDLLIANCDEFIFYDDLVRESQRTVVKRETARPAQQPTAAAAKRAPNEEKRPKEDLESRRTKAVEIAVQTFDALASERGDSGKIWASVLKNAIKRRKPDFNETYYGFRAFGNLLEEAQARGLLEFGRDEKSGAYVYRSTAAIATTVSESVSEAAEQSQESMVAEPAQPADAGHKHDTRRRGRSNRKTGRELPAEPVRAEPVASHDEPEALAEEPEVQRNHGGRSPFAYDEPVEEQEQAAAEPAMFTFDPEPLPEALPASTPETPATQETRRTGRGSRKPAAKKTKKAAAPAVEAASVNEAPQEAPAQAAAEEPAARKTARKSTTRSRRPRKTAATSDAE is encoded by the coding sequence ATGGCGTCATCCAACGAAACCATCAGCATGGCGCTGTTCTGCGACTTCGAAAACGTCGCCCTTGGCGTGCGCGACGCGAAGTTCGAGAAGTTCGACATCAAGCTGGTGCTCGAGCGGCTGCTGCTCAAGGGCAGCATCGTCGTCAAGAAAGCGTACTGCGACTGGGAGCGCTACAAGAGCTTCAAGGGCACCATGCACGAGGCCAACTTCGAGTTGATCGAAATTCCGCACGTGCGCCAGTCCGGCAAAAATTCGGCGGATATCCGCCTCGTCGTCGATGCGCTCGATCTCTGCTACACCAAATCGCACGTCAACACCTTCGTCATCATTAGCGGCGACTCCGACTTCTCGCCGCTCGTCTCCAAGTTGCGCGAAAACGCCAAGCAGGTGATCGGCGTCGGCGTCCAGCAATCCACGTCCGATCTGCTGATCGCGAACTGCGACGAATTCATTTTCTACGACGACCTCGTGCGCGAAAGTCAGCGGACCGTCGTGAAGCGCGAGACCGCACGTCCCGCGCAGCAGCCCACGGCCGCCGCCGCCAAACGCGCGCCGAACGAAGAAAAACGCCCCAAGGAAGACCTGGAGTCGCGCCGCACCAAGGCAGTGGAAATCGCCGTGCAGACTTTCGATGCGCTCGCCTCCGAGCGCGGCGACAGCGGCAAGATCTGGGCCTCGGTGCTGAAAAACGCCATCAAGCGGCGCAAGCCCGACTTCAACGAAACCTATTACGGCTTTCGCGCCTTCGGCAATCTGCTTGAAGAAGCGCAAGCGCGCGGCTTGCTCGAATTCGGCCGCGACGAAAAATCCGGCGCGTACGTGTATCGCAGCACGGCCGCCATTGCGACGACCGTCAGTGAATCGGTGAGCGAAGCGGCGGAGCAGAGCCAGGAGAGCATGGTGGCGGAACCGGCCCAACCGGCGGACGCAGGCCACAAGCATGACACACGCCGTCGCGGCCGAAGCAACCGCAAGACGGGCCGCGAATTGCCGGCCGAGCCGGTGCGCGCAGAACCGGTGGCTAGCCACGACGAGCCGGAAGCGCTGGCCGAGGAGCCTGAAGTCCAGCGCAATCACGGCGGCCGCTCTCCTTTTGCGTACGACGAGCCAGTCGAAGAGCAGGAGCAAGCTGCGGCCGAACCCGCGATGTTCACGTTCGATCCGGAACCGTTGCCTGAGGCGTTGCCGGCTAGCACGCCGGAAACGCCGGCAACGCAGGAGACGCGTCGCACGGGACGTGGCAGCCGCAAGCCCGCAGCCAAGAAAACGAAGAAGGCCGCGGCGCCAGCGGTTGAAGCAGCGTCGGTCAATGAAGCGCCACAGGAAGCCCCCGCTCAAGCCGCAGCGGAAGAGCCGGCTGCCCGCAAGACCGCGCGCAAATCGACGACGCGTAGCCGTCGGCCGCGCAAGACGGCGGCGACCTCGGACGCTGAGTGA
- a CDS encoding EAL domain-containing protein, giving the protein MSMIELDPPGFQPPRPMAGDEGSRRTVLYGGYTVFSVFQPVFSVSHRRAIGYHASLRAHDEHALQVPSHEVFTQAARRGDLLELGRLAESLHLGNFNAFDSHDEWLFLSLHPAALMDTSYGDALLAGLKALGLPPQRVVLEVSEQAGGETTRFAEIVDALRKSGFLIALDGFGAKHSNIDRVWNLRPDIVTLDRCILAQASEHSHIERVLPGLVSLLHESGQLVLMGGLSTERDALIALECNVDFVQGAFFAGPSVEPVKPQAAAGLMDALSAALRERVAARERTQATRLAPYAKALETASAQLVAGESVAHATAPLLSLGETARCFVLDGSGRQIGDNVLPPGRASQRAKRFRPLLHSEGASWERRPYFIGAMRTPGQVHLTPPYLSINEAHLCVTASIAAQTPHGMQVLCVDINWEVAAHRN; this is encoded by the coding sequence ATGAGCATGATCGAACTCGATCCTCCCGGCTTCCAGCCGCCGCGTCCCATGGCGGGCGACGAAGGCTCCCGGCGCACCGTCCTGTACGGCGGCTACACGGTGTTCAGCGTGTTTCAGCCGGTGTTTTCCGTGTCGCACCGGCGCGCGATCGGTTATCACGCCTCGCTGCGCGCCCATGACGAACATGCGCTGCAGGTGCCGTCGCACGAAGTCTTCACCCAGGCCGCACGGCGCGGCGATCTGCTGGAACTCGGGCGGCTCGCCGAATCGCTGCATCTGGGCAATTTCAACGCGTTCGACAGCCACGACGAATGGCTCTTCCTGAGCCTGCATCCTGCGGCACTGATGGACACCAGCTATGGCGACGCGCTGCTCGCCGGGCTGAAAGCGCTCGGTCTGCCGCCGCAACGCGTGGTGCTCGAGGTGTCGGAGCAGGCCGGTGGCGAGACGACGCGCTTTGCGGAGATCGTCGACGCGCTGCGTAAATCGGGCTTTCTGATCGCGCTGGACGGGTTCGGCGCCAAGCATTCGAACATCGATCGGGTCTGGAATCTGCGGCCCGATATCGTCACGCTCGACCGCTGCATTCTGGCGCAGGCGAGCGAGCATTCGCATATCGAACGCGTGCTGCCGGGGCTCGTCTCGCTGCTGCACGAGTCCGGGCAACTGGTGCTGATGGGCGGCCTCTCGACCGAGCGCGACGCGCTGATCGCGCTCGAATGCAATGTGGATTTCGTGCAGGGGGCGTTTTTCGCGGGGCCGAGCGTGGAACCGGTGAAGCCGCAGGCGGCTGCGGGTCTGATGGATGCGTTGTCGGCCGCGCTGCGCGAGCGTGTGGCGGCGCGCGAACGGACCCAGGCTACGCGGCTCGCGCCGTATGCGAAGGCACTTGAGACGGCCAGTGCGCAACTGGTGGCCGGCGAATCGGTCGCTCATGCCACCGCGCCGTTGCTTTCGCTCGGCGAGACGGCTCGCTGCTTCGTGCTGGACGGCTCCGGCCGGCAGATCGGCGACAACGTGCTGCCGCCCGGACGCGCGTCGCAACGCGCCAAGCGGTTTCGCCCGCTGCTGCATTCGGAAGGCGCGAGCTGGGAGCGTCGGCCGTATTTCATCGGCGCGATGCGAACGCCAGGGCAGGTGCATCTGACGCCGCCCTATCTGTCGATCAACGAAGCACACCTTTGCGTGACGGCGTCGATTGCCGCGCAGACACCGCACGGCATGCAGGTGCTATGCGTCGACATCAACTGGGAAGTCGCTGCACACCGTAACTGA
- a CDS encoding Trm112 family protein: MDARLLEILVCPICKGPLSYDRPAQELICNADKLAYPIRDGIPVMLVDEARQTVEGTPVEPLNPGAGQPTPGA; encoded by the coding sequence GTGGACGCTCGCCTGCTTGAAATTCTCGTCTGCCCGATCTGCAAGGGCCCGCTCAGCTACGATCGTCCGGCGCAGGAACTCATCTGCAACGCAGACAAGCTGGCCTATCCGATCCGCGACGGCATTCCCGTGATGCTGGTGGACGAAGCCCGTCAAACGGTCGAAGGCACGCCGGTCGAGCCGCTGAATCCCGGGGCGGGCCAACCCACGCCCGGCGCGTAA